The Bombus huntii isolate Logan2020A chromosome 1, iyBomHunt1.1, whole genome shotgun sequence genome contains a region encoding:
- the LOC126865040 gene encoding neuropeptides capa receptor isoform X2, protein MVHVQRDLVELDVTENILRSVQLYYTPILVYFGSLGNCLSVIVFFGTKLCQYSSSIYLGALAISDTGFLVSVFVVWLNMVEVGLFNKPGFCQFFIYLTTLCSFMSIWLVVAFTIERFIAVEYPLYRQSMCTVARAKLAVAILTILGLILCSPVLWFSAPRLESNEKGNVTECHLAEGLESWAIVYNVIDTVLTFAIPFTVIIILNVLIARAIYRHIKIRKSLTNEPRIVKERQPYAQSFRNNLAQTKITKMLLVVSSVFLCFNLPAYVFRIHAFLHFQEESNAPRSVELAQQVCNLLFNTNFGINFILFCATGQNFRRAIRCMFLRRFRRRNVTMTQVSNQGKQNGSNFVRSTTGATRQHAIVFTEPWEEFHELNAEMNEQL, encoded by the exons ATGGTACACGTGCAAAGAGACCTCGTGGAGCTCGACGTAACGGAAAACATATTACGTAGCGTCCAATTATATTACACCCCGATTCTAGTCTACTTTGGTTCACTGGGGAATTGCCTTTCGGTAATCGTGTTTTTTGGAACGAAACTCTGCCAGTATTCCTCGAGCATTTACCTCGGTGCATTAGCCATAAGCGATACCGGTTTTCTGGTATCCGTTTTCGTGGTTTGGCTAAATATGGTAGAGGTTGGTCTGTTCAATAAGCCAGGTTTCTGCCAATTTTTCATCTACTTAACGACTCTTTGCAGTTTCATGAGCATTTGGCTCGTGGTGGCATTCACCATCGAGAGGTTTATTGCCGTGGAATATCCACTGTATCGTCAGTCAATGTGTACAGTGGCTAGAGCAAAATTGGCAGTCGCTATATTGACCATATTGGGACTTATACTGTGTAGTCCGGTTTTATGGTTTTCAGCGCCGCGATTAGAGTCTAATGAAAAAGGAAACGTAACCGAGTGCCATTTGGCCGAAGGACTGGAATCTTGGGCTATTGTTTACAACGTGATTGACACGGTATTAACGTTTGCTATACCGTTCACGGTGATCATTATCCTGAACGTGCTGATTGCACGAGCTATTTATAGAcatattaaaattagaaaatctCTAACCAACGAACCGCGTATCGTGAAAGAGAGACAACCATACGCTCAAAGTTTCCGGAACAATTTGGCGCAGACCAAGATCACCAAAATGTTGCTCGTTGTTTCTAGCGTCTTCCTCTGTTTCAATCTACCTGCGTATGTTTTCAGAATTCACGCTTTTTTACAT TTTCAGGAGGAAAGCAACGCACCCAGATCAGTGGAATTGGCGCAACaagtttgtaatttattatttaataccaACTTtggaattaattttatcttgtTCTGCGCAACAGGACAAAATTTTCGAAGAGCGATACGCTGCATGTTTTTGAGACGGTTCCGTAGAAGAAATGTGACTATGACTCAAGTGTCGAATCAAGGAAAACAAAATG GTTCAAATTTTGTACGGTCTACTACGGGAGCAACACGTCAACATGCGATTGTATTTACGGAACCATGGGAAGAATTTCATGAATTAAAT GCTGAAATGAACGAACAATTATAA
- the LOC126865040 gene encoding neuropeptides capa receptor isoform X3: MVHVQRDLVELDVTENILRSVQLYYTPILVYFGSLGNCLSVIVFFGTKLCQYSSSIYLGALAISDTGFLVSVFVVWLNMVEVGLFNKPGFCQFFIYLTTLCSFMSIWLVVAFTIERFIAVEYPLYRQSMCTVARAKLAVAILTILGLILCSPVLWFSAPRLESNEKGNVTECHLAEGLESWAIVYNVIDTVLTFAIPFTVIIILNVLIARAIYRHIKIRKSLTNEPRIVKERQPYAQSFRNNLAQTKITKMLLVVSSVFLCFNLPAYVFRIHAFLHFQEESNAPRSVELAQQVCNLLFNTNFGINFILFCATGQNFRRAIRCMFLRRFRRRNVTMTQVSNQGKQNGSNFVRSTTGATRQHAIVFTEPWEEFHELNVE, encoded by the exons ATGGTACACGTGCAAAGAGACCTCGTGGAGCTCGACGTAACGGAAAACATATTACGTAGCGTCCAATTATATTACACCCCGATTCTAGTCTACTTTGGTTCACTGGGGAATTGCCTTTCGGTAATCGTGTTTTTTGGAACGAAACTCTGCCAGTATTCCTCGAGCATTTACCTCGGTGCATTAGCCATAAGCGATACCGGTTTTCTGGTATCCGTTTTCGTGGTTTGGCTAAATATGGTAGAGGTTGGTCTGTTCAATAAGCCAGGTTTCTGCCAATTTTTCATCTACTTAACGACTCTTTGCAGTTTCATGAGCATTTGGCTCGTGGTGGCATTCACCATCGAGAGGTTTATTGCCGTGGAATATCCACTGTATCGTCAGTCAATGTGTACAGTGGCTAGAGCAAAATTGGCAGTCGCTATATTGACCATATTGGGACTTATACTGTGTAGTCCGGTTTTATGGTTTTCAGCGCCGCGATTAGAGTCTAATGAAAAAGGAAACGTAACCGAGTGCCATTTGGCCGAAGGACTGGAATCTTGGGCTATTGTTTACAACGTGATTGACACGGTATTAACGTTTGCTATACCGTTCACGGTGATCATTATCCTGAACGTGCTGATTGCACGAGCTATTTATAGAcatattaaaattagaaaatctCTAACCAACGAACCGCGTATCGTGAAAGAGAGACAACCATACGCTCAAAGTTTCCGGAACAATTTGGCGCAGACCAAGATCACCAAAATGTTGCTCGTTGTTTCTAGCGTCTTCCTCTGTTTCAATCTACCTGCGTATGTTTTCAGAATTCACGCTTTTTTACAT TTTCAGGAGGAAAGCAACGCACCCAGATCAGTGGAATTGGCGCAACaagtttgtaatttattatttaataccaACTTtggaattaattttatcttgtTCTGCGCAACAGGACAAAATTTTCGAAGAGCGATACGCTGCATGTTTTTGAGACGGTTCCGTAGAAGAAATGTGACTATGACTCAAGTGTCGAATCAAGGAAAACAAAATG GTTCAAATTTTGTACGGTCTACTACGGGAGCAACACGTCAACATGCGATTGTATTTACGGAACCATGGGAAGAATTTCATGAATTAAATGTAGAGTAA
- the LOC126865040 gene encoding neuropeptides capa receptor isoform X1 has protein sequence MVHVQRDLVELDVTENILRSVQLYYTPILVYFGSLGNCLSVIVFFGTKLCQYSSSIYLGALAISDTGFLVSVFVVWLNMVEVGLFNKPGFCQFFIYLTTLCSFMSIWLVVAFTIERFIAVEYPLYRQSMCTVARAKLAVAILTILGLILCSPVLWFSAPRLESNEKGNVTECHLAEGLESWAIVYNVIDTVLTFAIPFTVIIILNVLIARAIYRHIKIRKSLTNEPRIVKERQPYAQSFRNNLAQTKITKMLLVVSSVFLCFNLPAYVFRIHAFLHFQEESNAPRSVELAQQVCNLLFNTNFGINFILFCATGQNFRRAIRCMFLRRFRRRNVTMTQVSNQGKQNGSNFVRSTTGATRQHAIVFTEPWEEFHELNKAEMNEQL, from the exons ATGGTACACGTGCAAAGAGACCTCGTGGAGCTCGACGTAACGGAAAACATATTACGTAGCGTCCAATTATATTACACCCCGATTCTAGTCTACTTTGGTTCACTGGGGAATTGCCTTTCGGTAATCGTGTTTTTTGGAACGAAACTCTGCCAGTATTCCTCGAGCATTTACCTCGGTGCATTAGCCATAAGCGATACCGGTTTTCTGGTATCCGTTTTCGTGGTTTGGCTAAATATGGTAGAGGTTGGTCTGTTCAATAAGCCAGGTTTCTGCCAATTTTTCATCTACTTAACGACTCTTTGCAGTTTCATGAGCATTTGGCTCGTGGTGGCATTCACCATCGAGAGGTTTATTGCCGTGGAATATCCACTGTATCGTCAGTCAATGTGTACAGTGGCTAGAGCAAAATTGGCAGTCGCTATATTGACCATATTGGGACTTATACTGTGTAGTCCGGTTTTATGGTTTTCAGCGCCGCGATTAGAGTCTAATGAAAAAGGAAACGTAACCGAGTGCCATTTGGCCGAAGGACTGGAATCTTGGGCTATTGTTTACAACGTGATTGACACGGTATTAACGTTTGCTATACCGTTCACGGTGATCATTATCCTGAACGTGCTGATTGCACGAGCTATTTATAGAcatattaaaattagaaaatctCTAACCAACGAACCGCGTATCGTGAAAGAGAGACAACCATACGCTCAAAGTTTCCGGAACAATTTGGCGCAGACCAAGATCACCAAAATGTTGCTCGTTGTTTCTAGCGTCTTCCTCTGTTTCAATCTACCTGCGTATGTTTTCAGAATTCACGCTTTTTTACAT TTTCAGGAGGAAAGCAACGCACCCAGATCAGTGGAATTGGCGCAACaagtttgtaatttattatttaataccaACTTtggaattaattttatcttgtTCTGCGCAACAGGACAAAATTTTCGAAGAGCGATACGCTGCATGTTTTTGAGACGGTTCCGTAGAAGAAATGTGACTATGACTCAAGTGTCGAATCAAGGAAAACAAAATG GTTCAAATTTTGTACGGTCTACTACGGGAGCAACACGTCAACATGCGATTGTATTTACGGAACCATGGGAAGAATTTCATGAATTAAAT AAGGCTGAAATGAACGAACAATTATAA